Proteins encoded within one genomic window of Episyrphus balteatus chromosome 1, idEpiBalt1.1, whole genome shotgun sequence:
- the LOC129905278 gene encoding endoplasmic reticulum metallopeptidase 1, with protein sequence MKSKYENLKIIYNRNKFGWYWAPVFVSFWFVLFYVTVIPCFEYAPEPLLIKDEASNPERFIGERAENNLLNLTKMGPRVVGSAANEQGAVQFFLNEVDKIRESARNDIFEIESDVQIGSGNYILWEMVNMYQSIQNVIVKVSRLDSNKTSCLLLNSHYDSVPESSGAGDAGAMIVILLEVLRVITKNDTPLDHCLLFLFNGAEENPLQGSHNFITNHKWAKDARAVINLDSAGSGGRELLFQSGPDHPWILNYYGKHVVHPFGTTIAEELFQHNFIPSDTDFRIFRDFGKIPGLDMAHVVNGYVYHTKFDKFNLVPRFTYQLTGDNVLELTKALGNAPELDDPSKHAVGHTVFFDFLNWILIYYSESTGMILNICACVAALISIFLYVWLLPKHMGLRRSRTFIHFAIIFGIQLLSVILATGLTIGLGILLDSVGFPLSWYTKNWMLFGLYFCPMFFFLGILPAIYLQKTKEYGIPLGIAVQLFMHAHCLILVLVTIPMICFEIRSAFLLMICILFYTISVVINLATCLHRKTFLWLIAHLLCQIIPFLFYTSNCYSFFKAFIPMQGRDGADTDPELLMSGFIAIMSLLIAGFLVPILFVFRKTKTILSLFALVCVVFIILACTPVGFPYEAKTSPQRYYAVNTLRRFYNSDMTMRREDSGFYIVPVDRKPDSLDEFFLNSNLTKASDEDCATEVVCGFPIYNSRWLGWKNQSFWIPGPSPQPIGIPSMRIISKEAVSATNIKFQIEVSGPDHMGLFFQPLDDAKLVDWSFNKEPIDKQFTPPYFVYFSHGLDPTPLRFIVEFERYSPDWSGPTFDFALIGHLVHHEIHYTDEFREFIKSFPEWAYPTAWTSSYQSWRL encoded by the exons atGAAATCCAAGTATGAGAATCTGAAAATCATCTATAACCGCAATAAATTTGGTTGGTATTGGGCGCCAGTTTTTGTGAGCTTCTGGTTTGTGTTATTCTACGTGACCGTTATACCATGCTTCGAATATGCGCCAGAACCTTTACTGATAAAGGATGAGGCCAGTAATCCGGAAAGATTTATTGGCGAACGGGCTGAaaataacctgttgaatttaaCCAAAATGGGACCGAGAGTTGTGGGCAGTGCAGCCAATGAACAGGGTGCTGtgcaatttttcttaaatgaagTGGATAAGATACGAGAATCAGCGAGGAATGATATCTTTGAAATTGAATCAGATGTACAGATTGGATCGGGGAATTATATACTTTGGGAAATGGTCAATATGTATCAGAGTATACAAAATGTAATTGTTAAAGTTTCGAGGCTGGATTCGAATAAAACGTCGTGTTTGCTATTGAATAGTCATTATGATTCGGTTCCAGAGAGTTCTG GAGCTGGTGATGCAGGTGCTATGATTGTGATTCTGTTGGAAGTCCTGCGAGTGATAACCAAGAATGACACTCCACTAGATCATTGCTTGTTGTTCCTTTTCAATGGCGCCGAGGAGAATCCTCTTCAAGGATCTCACAACTTTATTACAAATCATAAATGGGCAAAGGATGCTAGAGCAGTGATCAACTTGGATTCAGCTGGCAGTGGTGGTCGAGAGTTACTTTTTCAATCTGGACCGGATCATCCTTGGATCTTgaat tatTATGGAAAACATGTAGTTCATCCATTTGGAACGACAATTGCTGAAGAACTTTTCCAACACAACTTCATTCCGTCCGATACTGATTTTAGAATTTTCcgtgattttggaaaaattcCTG GTCTTGATATGGCACATGTTGTAAATGGCTACGTATACCACACCAAATTTGACAAGTTCAATTTAGTCCCAAGATTCACCTATCAACTTACTGGCGATAATGTCTTAGAACTTACCAAAGCTCTTGGTAATGCACCTGAACTTGATGATCCGTcg aaacatGCAGTTGGTCACACTGTATTCTTCGATTTCTTAAATTGGATATTAATTTACTACTCCGAAAGTACTGgaatgattttaaatatttgtgcATGTGTTGCAGCATTGATTAGTATCTTTCTTTATGTCTGGCTTTTGCCCAAACACATGGGACTTAGACGATCAcgaacttttatacattttgcaataatttttggaATTCAACTGCTATCAGTTATTTTGGCAACTGGTTTAACGATTGGTTTGGGAATCCTTCTTGATTCTGTAGGATTCCCATTATCGTGGTATACTAAAAATTGGATGCTTTTTGGATTGTATTTCTGTCCAATGTTCTTCTTTTTGGGAATTCTACCAGCAATCTATTTGCAGAAGACAAAAGAG tatGGAATTCCATTGGGAATAGCAGTCCAATTGTTCATGCATGCACATTGTTTGATTTTGGTCCTTGTCACTATTCCAATGATCTGTTTTGAAATTCGATCAGCTTTCTTGTTGATGATATGCATACTTTTCTACACAATTTCGGTAGTCATCAATCTCGCAACATGTCTTCATAGGAAAA catTCTTGTGGTTAATTGCTCATTTATTGTGCCAGATCATTCCATTCCTTTTCTACACTTCAAATTGCTATTCATTCTTTAAAGCTTTCATACCAATGCAAGGACGTGATGGAGCCGATACCGATCCAGAATTGCTGATGAGTGGTTTTATAGCAATAATGAGTTTGTTAATCGCAGGTTTTTTGGTTCCAATTTTATTCGTTTTCCGGAAGACAAAAACTATTCTTTCACTTTTTGCCTTGGTTTGTGTTGTATTCATCATTCTTGCTTGCACACCAGTAGGTTTTCCCTATGAAGCCAAAACATCACCACAAAGATACTATGCTGTG AATACTTTAAGAAGGTTTTATAATTCTGATATGACAATGAGAAGAGAAGACTCTGGATTTTATATTGTACCTGTCGATCGAAAACCTGACTCTCTTGATG aatttttcttaaactcGAATCTCACTAAAGCTTCTGATGAAGATTGTGCAACAGAGGTGGTTTGTGGTTTTCCAATCTATAACTCTAGATGGTTAGGATGGAA aaatcaaagTTTCTGGATACCTGGGCCAAGTCCTCAACCTATTGGCATACCATCGATGCGTATCATCTCAAAGGAAGCCGTTTCAGCGACCAATATTAAATTCCAAATTGAAGTATCTGGCCCCGATCACATGGGACTATTCTTCCAGCCATTAGACGATGCCAAACTGGTTGACTGGTCATTTAATAAAGAACCAATAGACAAACAATTCACTCCGccatattttgtatatttctcACATGGACTTGATCCAACACCTCTAAGGTTTATCGTGGAATTTgag AGATACAGTCCTGATTGGTCAGGTCCAACATTTGACTTTGCCTTAATTGGACATTTGGTGCATCATGAAATTCACTACACAGACGAATTTAgagaatttataaaaagtttccCCGAATGGGCATATCCAACAGCATGGACAAGTTCTTATCAAAGTTGGAGGCTGTAA
- the LOC129907165 gene encoding endoplasmic reticulum metallopeptidase 1-like, with translation MRIIVKMLTQRQNKIFNRKTVLFVTSGSIGSTTFNRDYILDYSYYVMEIALVHSKMTFTLKIQLDNVEPRKSAKFGWYWPPIICVAWFAIFYAAVIPSYFAYPKILLTKNEHLHQDEFIGERAELQLLALSNIGVKLAGTPEHEKAVDYLLEQIEIVKKNARYDLYDIEVDVQFSSGEFLLWKMVTIYHNMQNVIVKLSPKNTNSSAYLLVNSHFDSEIGSPAAGDAGVMIAIMLETLRVISISERPLNNPIVFLFNGAEENKLLGSHGFITKHRWAENVKAVINLDSAGSGGREVLFQSGPGHPWLTRYYGKYIPHPFASTIAEELFQNNFIPSDTDFRIFRDYKGVPGYDLAHSNNGYVYHTKFDRFNIIPQGTYQTTGENILALTRALANAPELEDPSKHAAGHTVFYDYLGWFTVHYTEGSGVAINLVTSIAAFVSIGVSVWMMLREKAYETKDCLIRFAQIFGVQLLTVILAIGLAILVGMLVRVLGLAMSWYKDSWMLFGIYFCPIFFAMGIIPAFYLGWTKDKTVITLRHSVFMFLHSQAIILALITILMTGFAIRSAFLPMVGVFFYTCSVIISIIGYLIFKWKPIWFPVHLICNIPSFWFYSYVTFTFCHVFVAMQGRDGPNSNPELFISEVVSVLALHVGGFVIPLFHYFRKPKLFFSSFLVITLIFFGLAFSPIGFPFQKDISAKRFYVLHTNRVFHDYGGEVSRNESGYYVQPVDPRNVDLDDSVFKNAMPLSYTTENCATEMYCGLPLSSTRWKDWNAYSRWVPSGRPKITDTINLQLKAKSLLTPTKIRYEFSLTGPDRTVIYIGPLEGVEVTDWSFNRTPLEDKKYKPPYFIYTTYSKELIPLNFWIEFERSNATWEGPTFKLAVGGHLMHHQKYYTREYKRYLASFPEWVYPTAWVASHESWLF, from the exons ATGAGAATTATAGTAAAAATGTTAACacaaagacaaaacaaaatctttaatcGAAAAACTGTGTTATTTGTCACAAGTGGTTCAATCGGTTCAACAACTTTTAATCGTGATTATATTTTAGACTATAGCTATTATGTGATGGAAATTGCATTGGTGCACTCAAAA ATgactttcacattgaaaattCAACTAGACAATGTCGAACCTCGAAAAAGTGCCAAATTTGGTTGGTATTGGCCACCAATTATCTGTGTTGCATGGTTTGCAATATTTTACGCAGCCGTAATTCCAAGTTATTTTGCTTATCCGAAAATACTTTTAACCAAAAATGAACATTTACATCAAGATGAATTTATTGGTGAAAGAGCTGAATTACAATTATTAGCTTTGTCAAATATTGGTGTAAAATTAGCTGGTACACCTGAACATGAAAAAGCTGTCGACTATCTACTCGAACAAATTGAGATTGTTAAGAAAAATGCTCGATATGATTTGTATGATATTGAAGTTGATGTACAATTTTCTTCGGGAGAGTTTTTGCTGTGGAAAATGGTTACAATTTATCATAATATGCAAAATGTTATTGTTAAATTGAGTCCGAAAAATACAAATAGTTCAGCTTATTTGTTGGTCAATAGTCATTTTGATTCAGAAATTGGATCACCAG CTGCTGGTGATGCTGGAGTCATGATTGCCATCATGCTTGAAACTCTTAGAGTGATTTCTATATCCGAAAGACCTTTGAATAATCCAATAGTGTTTTTGTTCAATGGAGCTGAAGAGAACAAGCTTTTGGGATCACATGGTTTCATAACAAAGCACCGATGGGCAGAAAACGTTAA AGCTGTTATCAACCTTGACTCTGCAGGCTCTGGCGGAAGAGAGGTTCTTTTCCAATCAGGCCCAGGACATCCATGGCTTACAAGG TATTATGGAAAATATATTCCCCATCCCTTTGCATCAACGATAGCTGAAGAACTGTTCCAAAACAATTTCATTCCATCGGATACTGATTTTCGAATATTCCGCGATTATAAAGGTGTCCCAGGCTATGATTTGGCCCATAGTAACAATGGATACGTCTATCACACGAAATTCGATCGTTTCAATATAATTCCCCAGGGAACTTATCAAACTACTGGAGAAAATATTCTCGCTTTAACAAGAGCTTTGGCTAATGCACCTGAACTAGAAGATCCAAGT aAACACGCAGCTGGTCATACTGTTTTCTATGACTATCTCGGTTGGTTCACTGTTCACTACACAGAGGGCAGTGGTGTAGCTATCAATCTTGTAACTTCTATAGCAGCTTTTGTGAGCATTGGTGTCTCTGTTTGGATGATGTTGAGGGAAAAAGCCTACGAAACTAAAGACTGTTTAATAAGATTTGCTCAGATTTTCGGAGTTCAATTGTTAACTGTGATACTTGCAATTGGCCTGGCAATCCTGGTTGGAATGCTTGTTCGTGTATTGGGATTGGCAATGTCATGGTATAAGGATTCATGGATGCTATTTGGAATATATTTTTGTCCCATATTCTTTGCTATGGGAATTATTCCGGCTTTTTATTTGGGATGGACTAAAGATAAA ACTGTGATAACTCTACGACACTCAGTGTTCATGTTTTTACATTCTCAAGCTATAATCTTAGCTCTCATAACGATTTTGATGACAGGGTTTGCTATACGATCAGCTTTTCTTCCAATGGTTGGAGTGTTTTTCTATACATGCTCAGTTATAATCAGCATTATTGGATATTTGATCTTCAAATGGA AGCCCATTTGGTTCCCCGTTCATTTAATTTGCAACATACCATCATTCTGGTTCTATTCCTACGTGACATTTACCTTCTGTCATGTGTTTGTTGCAATGCAAGGCCGTGATGGACCTAATAGCAATCCGGAGCTATTTATTAGCGAAGTGGTTTCTGTTTTAGCCCTTCATGTTGGTGGATTTGTT ATTCCATTATTCCATTATTTCCGcaaaccaaaactatttttctCATCGTTTCTTGTGAtaactttgatattttttggcCTAGCCTTTTCGCCAATAGGTTTTCCATTTCAAAAGGATATAAGTGCGAAAAGGTTTTATGTCCTT caTACAAATCGAGTATTTCATGACTATGGTGGTGAGGTTTCACGAAACGAATCAGGATATTACGTTCAGCCTGTTGATCCGAGAAATGTTGACTTAGATG attcagtttttaaaaatgcaatgcCATTGAGCTATACTACTGAGAACTGTGCAACTGAAATGTACTGTGGGCTACCTTTATCCAGTACTAGATGGAAGGATTGGAA CGCTTACAGTCGATGGGTACCATCAGGAAGGCCCAAAATAACCGACACAATAAATCTTCAACTAAAGGCAAAGAGTTTACTGACACCAACAAAAATTCGTTATGAATTTAGTTTAACTGGACCAGATCGAACGGTGATATATATTGGTCCTTTAGAAGGTGTAGAAGTCACTGATTGGTCATTTAATCGAACACCGTTAgaagacaaaaaatacaaaccaCCATATTTCATTTATACAACTTATTCAAAAGAGTTGATTCCATTGAATTTTTGGATCGAATTTGAG cgTTCAAATGCAACATGGGAAGGACCAACATTTAAATTAGCTGTTGGTGGACATTTGATGCATCATCAAAAATATTATACCAGAGAATATAAACGATATTTAGCAAGTTTCCCAGAATGGGTGTATCCAACCGCCTGGGTTGCATCACATGAAAGTTGGCTTTTTTAG